The genomic region TATCCCGACGGGCGCCCGACAAGCGAAGAACAGAAGAACGCCGGGCCCGATGCCGAGTTCGTGGCCACCTCGAAAGCGCCCATCAATGTCATCGTGGTGGCGGATACCGACCTGCTCGCCGATCGCTTCTGGGTGCGCTTCAACACCTTTGGCGACATGCGCCAGCCCGAGCCCTTCGGCAACAACGGCGACTTCCTGATCAACGCCATCGACACCCTCGGCGGCAATGACGACTTGATCAGTCTGCGCAGCCGCGGCCAGTACACGCGGCCGTTCAAGGTCGTGCAAGACATACAACGCGAAGCCGAAGCGCAGTTCCGCGATCGTCAAAAGGCCTTGCAGGACAAGCTCAGCGAAACCGAGCAGAAGCTGGCCAGCCTGCAGGGCGAGCACAGCGGCAAGGAGTTGATCCTGACGCCGGAGCAGAAGACCGAGCTCGAGACCTTCCGCCAGGAGCAGCTCAAGACGCGCAAGGAACTGCGCGCCGTGCAGCATGAACTCGACGCCAACATCGAAGGTCTGGGCACGCGCCTGAAATTCCTCAACACCGCGCTGGTGCCACTGGTGATCGCGCTGCTGGCCATCGCCGTGAGCCTGGTGACGGGCCGCGCCCGTCGCGGCGCGTAATTGGCCGGGAGAGCGCCACCGATGAACAACAAATTGCTCGCCGCCCTGCTGCTGGCCGTGGTATTGGGCGCCATGGCCTGGAAGATCAGCCGCGACAAGGCGCCACAGACCGAGGTCACGCGCAGCGCCTTGAGCGCCGGTCTGCTCGACAAGCTCAACGAGGTCTCGCGCATCGAACTGCGCGGCGCCGACAACAGCACCACCTTGAAGCGCGCCAAGGATCAATGGACGGTGGCCAACCGCGACGATTTCCCGGCCGAGCCGGCGGCGGTGAAGCGCCTGCTGCTGGGTCTTGCGGATCTGCAGATCGTCGAAGCCAAGACCAGCCTGCCCGGCAGTTACGCGCGTATCGGCGTGGCCGATCCCGGCGCGGGCTCCGACAGTCTCGGCGTCGAACTCTACGGCGCCAAGGACGCCAAGCTGCTGGCGCTGGTGGTCGGCCATAAGCGCGAGGGCGGGCAACAAAGCCAGCGCTATGTGCGGCGCGCGGGCGAAGCGCAGTCCTACCTCGTCAACGGCAAGGTCGAGGCCAGCGCCGATCCCATCACCTGGCTCGATGCACGCATCGTCGACGTCGATACCGCGCGCGTGCGCCAGGTGGTCATCACGCCCGCCGACGGCGCGCGCATTGCAATCGCCAAGCGCAAGCCCAAGGACAACTTCTTCGAACTGGTGGACGTGCCGGCCGGCAAGGTGCCGCGCTCCAAGGCGCTGGTCTCGAGTCTCGGCGCCGTGCTTCTCGACCTGCGCTTCAACAGCGTGGCGGCCGCCGCGCGTTTCGCCGACGCCAAGCCGCTACGGCAAACCACCGTCGAGACCTTCGACGGACTGGTGACGCGCATCGACGAATTCGAAGCCGAGGGCAAGACCTGGGCGCGCTTCGATTTCGCCTACGACGCCGCCATCGTCGACGCCGAGGCGGTGAAAGACATCGCGCCGGCCGCCAGCGAGCCGCCGCCGGTGCCGGGCGCCGAGGGCGCCGAAGGCG from Pseudomonadota bacterium harbors:
- a CDS encoding DUF4340 domain-containing protein; this encodes MNNKLLAALLLAVVLGAMAWKISRDKAPQTEVTRSALSAGLLDKLNEVSRIELRGADNSTTLKRAKDQWTVANRDDFPAEPAAVKRLLLGLADLQIVEAKTSLPGSYARIGVADPGAGSDSLGVELYGAKDAKLLALVVGHKREGGQQSQRYVRRAGEAQSYLVNGKVEASADPITWLDARIVDVDTARVRQVVITPADGARIAIAKRKPKDNFFELVDVPAGKVPRSKALVSSLGAVLLDLRFNSVAAAARFADAKPLRQTTVETFDGLVTRIDEFEAEGKTWARFDFAYDAAIVDAEAVKDIAPAASEPPPVPGAEGAEGAKPAVEPAAKESVDAEATRLKARNAAWVYELPDYKLRLLGKRLDDLVQAPSKDDAKQPATTP